A single genomic interval of Eurosta solidaginis isolate ZX-2024a chromosome 3, ASM4086904v1, whole genome shotgun sequence harbors:
- the UQCR-6.4 gene encoding cytochrome b-c1 complex subunit 10 — translation MRIPFGKKHAEIASSFVSSAAGFGGAAGLALLYFTDWKAVLQFMPIYNTKFDKSE, via the exons ATGAGGATTCCATTTGGTAAAAAGCATGCTGAAATAGCTTCCTCTTT TGTATCATCGGCAGCTGGTTTTGGAGGAGCAGCGGGACTTGCACTGCTCTACTTCACTGATTGGAAGGCCGTACTGCAGTTCATGCCAATCTACAATACGAAATTCGACAAATCTGAATAA